In a single window of the Paenibacillus sp. MMS20-IR301 genome:
- a CDS encoding AraC family transcriptional regulator — protein MNIYLEIPDVDKHFPFRSLVCGGDDLTYPHWHKEIEIIYVTRGKLNLGINDVPIRLEQGEMQFINGGDVHYFLASPDSERVVIQFDLNLFQEVAALGGNDYSLRDLFSEMEFSSPGWPEATAARVKPLIESIYEEDTQRREGYAYIIRARMYELLTVIMREVPKSRLRRLPKFSEETTTQSRETLERLERIFSYVEQHYQEAVTLGEVAGYMGFSPYYFTKLFKKNTGMTFNQFLTEYRLNKAKWILLNEDLPMSAVAEAAGFGSVKTFHHVFKEATGISPLKYHKTISGNNSARMQEESPGADLYDREG, from the coding sequence ATGAATATATATCTGGAGATACCGGATGTGGATAAGCATTTTCCGTTTCGCAGCCTGGTCTGCGGCGGGGATGATCTGACTTATCCGCACTGGCATAAAGAGATTGAAATTATTTATGTGACCAGAGGAAAGCTAAATCTGGGAATCAATGATGTACCGATCCGTCTGGAGCAGGGAGAGATGCAGTTTATCAACGGGGGAGATGTACATTATTTCCTCGCTTCACCTGACAGTGAACGGGTTGTTATCCAATTTGACCTCAACCTGTTTCAGGAGGTTGCCGCCTTGGGCGGCAATGACTATTCGCTGCGCGACCTGTTCTCGGAGATGGAATTCTCCAGCCCCGGCTGGCCCGAGGCAACCGCCGCCCGGGTGAAGCCGCTGATTGAGAGCATCTATGAGGAGGATACGCAGCGCCGGGAGGGCTATGCGTATATAATCAGGGCGAGAATGTATGAGCTGCTGACCGTCATTATGCGGGAAGTGCCGAAGAGCAGACTACGGAGACTGCCCAAATTCTCGGAGGAGACAACGACCCAGTCCCGGGAGACACTGGAGCGGCTGGAGCGCATCTTCAGCTATGTGGAGCAGCATTATCAGGAAGCGGTTACGCTTGGCGAGGTCGCCGGCTATATGGGCTTCAGCCCGTATTATTTTACCAAGCTGTTCAAGAAGAATACCGGTATGACCTTCAACCAATTTCTCACCGAATACCGGTTAAACAAAGCGAAATGGATTTTGCTGAACGAGGATTTGCCCATGTCGGCAGTGGCGGAGGCGGCCGGGTTCGGCAGCGTGAAGACTTTTCACCATGTGTTCAAGGAAGCGACGGGCATTTCGCCGCTTAAATATCATAAGACAATATCCGGGAATAATTCAGCAAGAATGCAGGAAGAAAGCCCGGGGGCAGATTTGTATGATAGAGAAGGCTGA
- a CDS encoding sensor domain-containing protein, with protein MLLPKGIITFVIAVTGLCVSLPLMILWVGLPLLALTLACCRSMMSSEWQFAQAWSHGSNGGSQQMTDPFPAFRWEGLRTLGLQLRQEQSYRGILYSLLQLPAGILAFTLAVVFPSVAIAGLLSPAVQKISTEVFLYDPNMLDPEFFFFLANTSSDQRSWIVCAFGFVLLLFLPLILNGFGRQYSAWIRLISGSGRIEQTQPELVHSH; from the coding sequence ATGCTCCTGCCTAAAGGAATAATAACATTTGTGATTGCAGTTACAGGCCTATGTGTCAGTTTGCCTTTGATGATCCTATGGGTCGGGCTGCCTCTGCTGGCCCTGACCTTAGCCTGCTGCCGGAGTATGATGTCCAGTGAATGGCAGTTTGCCCAAGCCTGGTCCCACGGTAGTAACGGAGGATCGCAGCAAATGACAGATCCATTTCCCGCTTTTCGCTGGGAAGGGCTACGGACACTCGGACTCCAGCTTCGCCAGGAACAGTCGTACCGGGGAATTCTGTACAGCCTGCTGCAGCTGCCAGCCGGAATTCTGGCTTTTACACTTGCCGTCGTGTTCCCGTCTGTAGCCATTGCCGGGCTGCTGTCACCTGCCGTCCAGAAGATCAGCACCGAGGTTTTCTTGTATGATCCGAACATGCTTGATCCCGAATTTTTCTTCTTTCTGGCTAACACATCGTCGGATCAGCGTTCCTGGATTGTATGCGCCTTCGGATTTGTTCTGCTGCTGTTTCTGCCGCTGATCCTTAATGGATTTGGCCGTCAATACTCTGCATGGATCAGGTTGATTTCAGGATCAGGCCGGATTGAACAAACACAACCTGAATTAGTACATAGCCATTAG
- a CDS encoding substrate-binding domain-containing protein, with amino-acid sequence MNPTIKDVALKANVSIATVSRVLNNLTGYSDQTRLKVNRAIQELGYQPNAIARGLINKRTQTIGVMFPDVSSAFSYDLLQGIDKFAHDHNYSVMVCNTDQNGIRTLKYLQLLREKQVDGIIFSSGVLKKEYYDVLDSMNIPVVLVSTQTDFANVPYVKVDDYQAVYDSVSYLISKGHSKIAMISGTEGDPIAGTPRVEGYLKALEDHGLPFESRYLVYGDFSFQDGCTGMETLLEQAPEVTAVFAASDEAAIGALSTVTRLGMNVPGDFSIMGYDDIRMAQMVSPPLTTVRQPLFDIGRIASEKLITMIETGEVVQSAIIAHSIVERQTVRNLT; translated from the coding sequence ATGAATCCCACGATCAAGGATGTCGCTCTGAAAGCGAATGTATCGATTGCCACAGTATCCCGCGTGCTCAATAATCTAACCGGTTACTCGGATCAGACGCGGCTTAAGGTCAATCGGGCCATTCAGGAGCTTGGCTATCAGCCCAATGCCATAGCACGCGGATTGATTAACAAACGCACCCAGACGATCGGAGTCATGTTCCCGGATGTATCCAGCGCTTTCTCCTACGATCTGCTCCAGGGAATTGACAAGTTCGCCCACGACCACAATTACAGCGTAATGGTCTGCAATACGGACCAGAATGGTATACGGACGCTGAAATACCTGCAGCTGCTGCGTGAGAAACAGGTGGACGGAATCATTTTTTCCAGCGGAGTGCTTAAGAAGGAGTATTATGATGTGCTGGACAGCATGAACATCCCCGTAGTGCTCGTCTCCACCCAAACCGACTTCGCCAATGTGCCGTATGTGAAGGTTGACGATTATCAGGCTGTGTATGATTCAGTGTCTTACCTGATCAGCAAAGGCCACAGCAAGATTGCCATGATCAGCGGAACAGAAGGCGACCCCATTGCCGGAACTCCCAGGGTTGAAGGCTATCTCAAGGCACTGGAAGACCATGGCCTGCCCTTTGAAAGCCGTTATCTGGTATATGGTGACTTTTCGTTTCAGGACGGCTGTACCGGAATGGAGACTTTACTGGAGCAGGCGCCGGAGGTTACAGCAGTCTTCGCTGCCAGTGACGAGGCCGCCATTGGTGCCTTGTCCACGGTTACCCGGCTCGGCATGAACGTTCCCGGAGATTTCTCCATCATGGGCTATGATGATATCCGGATGGCGCAAATGGTCTCACCGCCGCTAACCACGGTACGCCAGCCGCTATTCGACATCGGAAGGATCGCTTCAGAGAAGCTGATTACGATGATTGAAACGGGAGAAGTCGTCCAGAGCGCAATCATTGCTCACTCAATAGTGGAAAGACAAACGGTAAGAAACCTTACCTGA
- a CDS encoding YhcH/YjgK/YiaL family protein: MIVDTLEHLLENEAAYGDKIQKGLQFLRDTDFTGQAAGHHEINGEMFYIINEYTTKPAGECFWEAHRIYLDLHYILEGTERIGYTTTGELKVRDAYSAEKDAIFFTGELKSAITAGPGTLVVCYPQDGHMTGIEAGGGPEAVRKVVMKIKL; encoded by the coding sequence ATGATTGTAGATACACTGGAACATTTACTGGAGAATGAAGCCGCATACGGAGACAAGATTCAGAAGGGGCTGCAGTTTCTGCGCGATACCGATTTCACCGGACAAGCCGCCGGGCATCATGAGATTAACGGGGAAATGTTCTATATCATTAACGAATATACTACTAAGCCGGCAGGGGAATGTTTCTGGGAAGCGCACCGGATCTATCTGGACCTGCATTACATCCTGGAAGGCACCGAGCGGATCGGATACACCACTACCGGGGAGCTTAAAGTGCGGGATGCGTACAGTGCCGAGAAGGATGCCATCTTCTTCACGGGTGAACTGAAATCTGCAATAACCGCAGGACCGGGAACACTGGTCGTCTGCTATCCGCAGGACGGCCATATGACCGGGATTGAGGCAGGCGGCGGACCTGAAGCTGTGCGGAAGGTCGTCATGAAGATTAAGCTTTGA
- a CDS encoding NUDIX domain-containing protein produces MKFCLECGSRLVLKECNGEGEVPYCESCAAFRFPVFSTAMSTAVLNRDLDKILLIQQYNRKDYILLAGYVNKGENAEAALVREVREEAGLEIIAYEYMRSQYFAPSNTLMLNFISVADTEDLSQMSDELDHAAWFTLDEAAAAILKGSLAESFLLTIISKLRQGRTLESFTAAAR; encoded by the coding sequence ATGAAGTTTTGTCTCGAGTGCGGAAGCCGGCTGGTGCTTAAGGAATGTAACGGGGAGGGGGAGGTGCCTTACTGTGAGTCCTGCGCCGCTTTCCGGTTCCCGGTGTTCAGTACGGCGATGAGTACAGCGGTGCTGAACAGGGATTTGGACAAAATCCTGCTCATCCAGCAGTATAACCGCAAGGATTATATTTTGCTGGCCGGGTATGTGAATAAAGGGGAGAATGCCGAAGCTGCGCTTGTCCGCGAAGTACGGGAGGAAGCAGGGCTTGAGATTATCGCTTATGAATATATGCGCAGCCAGTACTTCGCGCCTTCCAATACGCTGATGCTCAATTTCATCAGTGTGGCAGATACGGAGGATCTCAGCCAAATGAGCGATGAGCTGGATCATGCAGCCTGGTTCACACTGGATGAAGCTGCGGCGGCGATTCTAAAAGGCAGCCTTGCCGAGAGCTTCCTGCTGACCATCATCAGCAAGCTGCGGCAAGGCCGGACACTGGAGAGCTTCACAGCGGCTGCCCGCTAA
- a CDS encoding glycerophosphodiester phosphodiesterase — translation MNIINFAHRGASAVAPENTMAAFRKGLELGATGIETDVQMTSDGGLVLIHDEELSRTTTGSGYVKDKTLREVLEVDAGSWFSPEFTGERIPTLEELLDLVQGRGTVLNIELKNGTFFYPGMEEKVIAAVREQNLSEQVVLSSFNHYSLAYCKSLAPEIRTGILYGEGLYRPWDYAATLQADALHAHHQAVLPEFVTDAAQNGIVYHPWTVNDPERMTYLIEAGVAGIITDYPDVLAGLLAARGV, via the coding sequence ATGAACATCATTAATTTCGCGCATCGCGGCGCATCCGCAGTCGCCCCGGAGAATACAATGGCGGCATTCCGCAAAGGCCTGGAGCTCGGCGCAACCGGCATCGAAACCGATGTACAGATGACGAGTGACGGAGGACTTGTGCTGATCCATGATGAAGAACTCAGCCGCACCACTACAGGCAGCGGATATGTGAAGGATAAGACACTGCGTGAAGTACTCGAAGTTGACGCTGGCTCCTGGTTCAGCCCGGAGTTCACGGGAGAACGGATTCCAACGCTGGAAGAGCTGCTGGATTTGGTTCAGGGCCGCGGGACTGTGCTTAATATCGAGCTGAAGAACGGTACATTCTTCTATCCCGGCATGGAGGAGAAAGTAATTGCAGCCGTACGGGAGCAGAATCTGAGTGAACAGGTTGTCCTCTCCAGCTTCAACCATTACTCGCTGGCTTACTGCAAATCGCTGGCACCGGAGATCCGCACGGGTATTCTTTACGGAGAAGGCCTGTACCGCCCTTGGGATTATGCCGCTACGCTGCAGGCGGATGCGCTGCATGCCCACCATCAAGCCGTGCTGCCTGAGTTCGTCACGGATGCGGCGCAGAATGGGATTGTGTATCATCCGTGGACAGTCAATGATCCTGAGCGGATGACTTATCTGATTGAGGCCGGAGTAGCCGGCATTATTACCGATTACCCGGATGTACTGGCCGGACTGCTGGCTGCACGGGGAGTGTGA
- a CDS encoding SLC45 family MFS transporter: MKKIWLLGFGFFSISITWSLYNAFVPFFLEKYVHSVALISFMMTIDNYFALFLQPWIGNRSDRTSTRYGRRMPYLLAGMPLAAILTMLIPYHSGLFTLLLFMMLMNLAMSLYRSPTVALMPDITPDAQRTKANGLINFMGGAGSILAFGVGSILYNTSPALPFIAAGVITLLCLLIVSRFIKESRDGVNQPAAAAEGSILPLGKPARISVKRQLDRTTVWLLAAIFFWFVAYQGVETLFTLYGKHHLGLSEQAASFSLTFFSLAFVIFAIPSGWLGSRFGKKTMIITGVCGLMAVFALVGFADNLLVLRGLLLLGGMFWACININSYPYVVATGNEESIGTRTGMYYLVSSLAAITSPPLLGLMIDLTDYSILFYAAAASMACALFCLLRMKAVPRNPGV; encoded by the coding sequence GTGAAAAAGATCTGGCTGCTCGGCTTCGGCTTTTTCAGCATCAGCATTACGTGGAGTCTTTACAACGCGTTTGTTCCTTTTTTTCTGGAAAAGTATGTGCACAGTGTAGCCCTGATCAGTTTCATGATGACCATCGATAACTATTTCGCCCTGTTCCTCCAGCCGTGGATCGGCAACCGCAGTGACCGGACGTCCACCCGCTACGGGCGGCGGATGCCCTATCTGCTGGCCGGCATGCCGCTGGCTGCCATCCTGACGATGCTGATTCCTTACCATAGCGGCCTGTTCACCCTGCTGCTGTTCATGATGCTGATGAACCTGGCCATGAGTTTGTACCGCTCGCCGACAGTTGCGCTGATGCCGGATATTACACCGGATGCCCAGCGCACCAAAGCGAACGGGCTGATTAACTTCATGGGCGGAGCCGGCTCCATCCTGGCCTTCGGCGTCGGCTCCATCCTCTATAATACCAGCCCGGCACTGCCGTTTATTGCCGCCGGTGTAATTACGCTGCTCTGCCTGCTTATCGTCTCCCGGTTCATCAAGGAAAGCCGTGACGGCGTCAACCAGCCGGCGGCTGCGGCAGAGGGCAGTATTCTTCCGCTTGGCAAGCCGGCCAGAATATCGGTAAAACGGCAGCTCGACCGGACAACGGTCTGGCTGCTTGCGGCCATCTTCTTCTGGTTCGTAGCGTATCAAGGGGTAGAAACGCTGTTCACACTGTATGGCAAACATCATCTGGGGCTGAGCGAACAAGCCGCGTCCTTCTCGCTGACCTTCTTTTCCCTGGCTTTTGTAATCTTCGCAATCCCAAGCGGCTGGCTGGGCAGCCGGTTCGGGAAGAAGACGATGATTATCACCGGGGTCTGCGGTCTGATGGCTGTCTTCGCTCTGGTCGGCTTCGCGGATAATCTGTTGGTGCTGCGCGGCCTTCTGCTGCTGGGAGGGATGTTCTGGGCCTGCATCAACATCAATTCCTATCCCTACGTAGTAGCTACAGGAAATGAAGAGAGCATCGGCACACGCACCGGAATGTATTATCTGGTCTCTTCACTGGCAGCGATTACCTCTCCGCCGCTGCTGGGGCTGATGATTGACTTGACGGACTACTCCATTCTGTTCTACGCCGCTGCAGCCAGCATGGCCTGTGCCCTGTTCTGTCTGCTCCGGATGAAAGCTGTGCCCCGGAACCCGGGGGTATAA
- a CDS encoding GGDEF domain-containing protein — translation MEEARNYMLAIFIFGIGILTVYSILRLTRNYSKQHQRTRAVISSLVILIFSAGIGGMHILGKLSLSGFAPDNGGLFITLALYALSLAGILYLFLRVRQLLTEREQLKELAYRDTLTGLLNKNGMDHFWDHCKSSEQLAVLYLDLNRFKSINDTLGHHAGDLLLEAVGGTLQQFSRKGKRHIFRVGGDEFVVIAKRCGRKDAEQLALKVLENITRTYKLEAHELFVSASVGITTSQGRIDRKRLLKEADSAMYNAKQLGSGRYALYKQESAPPPVKLVGSTRAQ, via the coding sequence ATGGAAGAAGCCCGAAATTATATGCTGGCTATATTCATTTTTGGAATCGGAATCTTAACGGTGTACAGCATATTGCGGCTGACCCGTAATTACTCCAAACAACATCAAAGAACCCGGGCGGTTATCTCAAGCCTTGTTATTCTGATCTTCAGCGCCGGAATCGGCGGAATGCATATTCTGGGCAAGCTGTCGCTATCCGGATTTGCCCCGGATAACGGCGGCCTGTTCATCACGCTGGCGCTTTACGCGCTGTCACTCGCCGGAATACTCTACCTGTTCCTGCGGGTACGGCAGCTGCTCACAGAACGCGAGCAGCTCAAGGAGCTGGCCTACCGTGATACATTAACGGGCTTGCTGAACAAGAACGGAATGGATCACTTCTGGGACCACTGCAAGTCAAGCGAGCAGCTTGCAGTCCTGTACCTCGATTTGAACCGGTTCAAATCAATCAACGATACGCTGGGCCATCATGCAGGAGATTTGCTGCTGGAGGCGGTTGGCGGCACTCTGCAGCAGTTCTCCCGCAAAGGCAAACGGCATATTTTCCGGGTGGGCGGGGATGAATTCGTTGTGATCGCCAAACGCTGCGGCCGCAAGGATGCCGAGCAGCTGGCGCTTAAGGTTCTGGAGAATATAACCCGCACCTATAAGCTGGAGGCTCACGAATTATTTGTCTCGGCAAGTGTCGGCATCACCACAAGCCAAGGGCGGATTGACCGCAAGCGGCTGCTCAAGGAAGCCGATTCCGCTATGTACAACGCGAAGCAGCTGGGAAGCGGACGTTATGCATTGTATAAGCAGGAAAGTGCTCCGCCCCCTGTGAAGCTGGTTGGCAGCACGAGGGCCCAGTAA
- a CDS encoding histidine phosphatase family protein, whose protein sequence is MRTRIGLIRHGSTLWNKEGRVQGHTDNPLDEEGLRQAAVLAERLSKETWDYIYSSDMLRARQTAEVIAARLGLTLAGLIPGIREMNGGLIEGTTEDERIARFGSGWKTMDMQLESRELAQERGVKAIEELAGRHPGSNVLVVSHGAILRSTLMGLIPALDVSIMLKNTSVTCILKEHGGWTCELYNAAEHLQE, encoded by the coding sequence ATGAGAACAAGGATAGGCTTGATCCGGCATGGCAGCACACTCTGGAACAAGGAAGGCCGGGTACAGGGCCACACGGATAATCCGCTGGATGAAGAGGGGCTCCGGCAGGCAGCCGTGCTTGCGGAGCGCCTTAGTAAAGAAACGTGGGATTATATCTATTCAAGTGATATGCTGCGGGCCAGACAGACGGCAGAGGTCATTGCAGCAAGGCTGGGCCTGACGCTGGCCGGGCTGATTCCGGGCATACGGGAAATGAACGGCGGTTTAATAGAAGGGACTACAGAGGACGAACGGATTGCGCGTTTCGGCAGCGGATGGAAGACGATGGATATGCAGCTGGAGAGCCGGGAGCTGGCGCAGGAGCGGGGTGTCAAGGCCATCGAGGAGCTGGCTGGCCGCCATCCCGGCAGCAATGTGCTTGTGGTCAGCCATGGTGCAATTCTGCGCAGTACACTTATGGGCCTGATCCCGGCGCTTGATGTCAGCATAATGCTGAAGAATACCTCTGTTACCTGTATCCTCAAGGAGCATGGCGGATGGACCTGTGAATTGTATAATGCGGCCGAGCATTTGCAGGAATAA
- a CDS encoding phosphodiester glycosidase family protein, giving the protein MKKIPALFTAFCLLFALLPSLHAGAAAAPPKLAVYVDKENHSFIPLRFLNGFAGIQAVITAAGGPIEVTRDGSSVTFTPGKAGASVNGQPVSSGEPPLSENGMTYLPLSLISQTLGIQLQWNKDGGSLTLTSGGETATLPVQNGTLIKSTAPAVVSGSHTYKVGGRSFSVQTVTVSLLHPSVKLDAVLAGNTVGKTEALASIAKRSNAKAAINGTFFDAYTKGSYYAPYGYIISGGKMLKNSPGDKRTVFAFDSNSLAELIPGSDFKARFDAGTVQGAIQAGPRLLVNGKVSLNVAAEGFRDPKILTGGGSRSALGLTRDHKLILLTSGGATIPQLAEIMKQAGAYQAMNLDGGASSGLYYNGKYLTTPGRLISNALVVQTQ; this is encoded by the coding sequence ATGAAAAAAATTCCCGCCCTCTTCACCGCTTTCTGCCTGCTCTTCGCCCTGCTCCCATCACTCCATGCCGGTGCTGCAGCAGCACCACCCAAGCTTGCCGTCTATGTGGACAAGGAGAATCATTCCTTCATTCCGCTCCGGTTTCTGAACGGTTTCGCCGGTATCCAGGCTGTTATAACGGCAGCCGGGGGTCCGATCGAGGTTACCCGTGACGGCTCTTCTGTTACATTCACTCCAGGCAAGGCCGGAGCATCTGTCAACGGCCAGCCTGTCAGTTCGGGCGAACCGCCCCTGAGCGAGAATGGCATGACTTATCTTCCGCTGTCCCTGATCAGCCAGACGCTCGGCATTCAGCTCCAGTGGAACAAAGATGGCGGCTCTCTTACGCTCACAAGCGGCGGGGAAACAGCTACCTTACCCGTACAGAACGGCACCTTGATTAAGAGTACAGCGCCAGCTGTTGTCAGCGGGAGTCATACCTATAAGGTTGGCGGACGCTCCTTCAGCGTACAGACAGTTACCGTATCCCTGCTTCACCCTTCAGTGAAGCTGGACGCCGTCCTGGCCGGTAATACCGTCGGCAAGACAGAGGCACTCGCCAGCATTGCGAAGCGCAGCAACGCGAAGGCTGCAATTAACGGCACCTTCTTCGATGCTTATACCAAAGGCAGCTATTACGCTCCTTACGGCTACATAATCAGCGGCGGTAAGATGCTGAAGAACAGCCCCGGGGACAAGCGGACTGTATTTGCCTTTGACAGCAATTCTTTGGCTGAACTGATTCCGGGAAGCGACTTCAAGGCACGCTTCGATGCAGGTACTGTTCAGGGGGCGATTCAGGCCGGCCCGCGGCTGCTGGTGAATGGCAAGGTCTCCCTGAATGTGGCGGCTGAAGGCTTCAGGGATCCCAAAATCCTGACCGGCGGCGGCTCCCGCAGCGCACTGGGCCTGACCCGCGATCATAAGCTGATCCTGCTGACCTCCGGCGGGGCGACCATTCCCCAGCTGGCGGAAATTATGAAGCAGGCCGGGGCCTACCAGGCTATGAATCTGGATGGCGGCGCTTCAAGCGGCCTGTATTATAACGGCAAGTATCTGACCACACCAGGCCGCCTGATCAGCAATGCGTTGGTGGTCCAGACCCAATAA
- a CDS encoding spore germination protein — MPQHQQKGQKKTRDPVETSVPAPLPLQLSLENNLQEIKRRTGNSSDIVIRTFTNEPLNPLSLAFIYVDGLVNADSVNQTVLQPLMESVPLKSQELPPAAAYALIKDQMLPVGGVSEGKTLEALLPLLFEGYTLILFDGIQTALAADTSGWEKRSINEPTSQGVIRGPKEGFTESLRTGTSMLRRRLKTTDLRIEEYKIGQRTQTGIALVYLAGIASEQVLAEIRRRLDAINTDSILESNYIEEFIQDGGLTPFPTIQNTERPDAMAGGILEGQVGIIIDGTPFALLAPSTFFNFFQSSEDYYQRYDISSFLRLIRYGAFFVSMLLPALYIAVTTFHQEMLPTTLLISLAAQREGVPLPALAEALLMELTFDVLREAGVRMPRTIGPAISIVGALVLGQAAVQAGLVSAAMVIVVSFTAISNFVIPSLAIANSIRLIRFVMMFIASTLGLFGIMSFLMVLLIHVAGLRSFGVPYLSPVAPMIPRYLKDVFIRVPLWTMNMRPKTDLGKETRRQGANQKPQPVETASQQQADQPQPRKEDPL, encoded by the coding sequence ATGCCTCAGCATCAGCAGAAAGGGCAGAAGAAGACCCGGGACCCTGTAGAGACATCCGTCCCTGCACCGCTGCCCCTGCAGCTATCCCTGGAGAATAATCTGCAGGAGATAAAGCGGCGGACCGGGAACAGCTCGGACATCGTAATCCGTACCTTCACCAATGAACCGCTAAACCCGCTCTCTCTGGCGTTTATATATGTTGACGGTCTTGTAAATGCGGATTCCGTCAACCAGACCGTACTGCAGCCTCTGATGGAGAGTGTCCCCCTGAAGAGCCAGGAACTCCCCCCTGCAGCTGCCTATGCCCTGATCAAGGACCAGATGCTGCCGGTTGGTGGCGTCAGCGAAGGAAAGACGCTCGAAGCCCTGCTGCCGCTGCTCTTCGAAGGCTACACGCTGATTCTGTTCGACGGCATTCAGACCGCGCTGGCTGCAGATACCTCCGGCTGGGAGAAGCGCAGCATCAATGAACCCACCTCACAGGGAGTCATCCGCGGACCCAAAGAAGGCTTCACGGAAAGCCTGCGCACAGGCACCTCCATGCTGCGCCGCCGGCTGAAGACGACGGATCTGCGGATTGAGGAGTACAAGATCGGCCAGCGGACGCAGACCGGGATTGCGCTTGTCTATCTGGCAGGGATCGCCAGCGAGCAGGTGCTGGCCGAAATCCGCCGCCGGCTGGACGCTATTAATACAGACAGTATTCTGGAGAGTAATTATATTGAAGAATTCATCCAGGACGGCGGGCTGACCCCGTTCCCTACGATCCAGAATACGGAGCGCCCCGATGCGATGGCCGGCGGTATTCTGGAGGGCCAGGTCGGAATTATTATTGACGGCACCCCTTTCGCCCTGCTGGCGCCGTCTACCTTCTTTAACTTTTTCCAGTCCAGTGAGGATTACTATCAGCGGTATGATATCTCCTCCTTTCTGCGGCTGATCCGTTACGGCGCTTTCTTCGTATCTATGCTGCTGCCTGCGCTCTATATTGCCGTGACGACCTTCCACCAGGAAATGCTGCCGACTACGCTGCTGATCAGCCTGGCTGCCCAGCGCGAAGGGGTGCCGCTGCCGGCACTTGCAGAGGCGCTGCTCATGGAGCTTACCTTCGATGTGCTGCGCGAGGCCGGGGTGCGCATGCCGCGCACCATCGGTCCGGCAATTTCCATTGTCGGAGCACTGGTGCTGGGGCAGGCCGCTGTACAGGCAGGCCTGGTCTCGGCTGCGATGGTTATTGTCGTTTCTTTTACCGCGATCTCGAACTTCGTGATTCCGTCACTGGCTATCGCCAACTCGATCCGGCTGATCCGCTTCGTCATGATGTTCATCGCTTCCACACTCGGCTTGTTCGGTATCATGTCCTTCCTGATGGTGCTGCTGATTCATGTAGCGGGCCTTCGCTCGTTCGGAGTGCCTTACCTGTCTCCCGTAGCGCCGATGATTCCGCGTTATCTGAAGGATGTCTTCATCCGCGTTCCCCTATGGACTATGAATATGCGGCCCAAGACCGATCTCGGCAAAGAAACACGCAGACAAGGAGCGAACCAGAAGCCACAGCCGGTTGAAACAGCATCCCAGCAGCAGGCAGACCAGCCACAGCCGCGGAAGGAGGATCCCCTTTGA